In the Streptomyces fradiae ATCC 10745 = DSM 40063 genome, CGGAGCGCCGAGGCGCTGCGCCGCGGCATCCTCCTCACCGGCGGCGGGGCCCTGCGCCCCGAGACCGCCGCCGGCCTCGGGGCGCGGCTGCGCGCACCGGTGCGGGCGGCGCCCGCCCCGCACACCGCGGCCGTGCGCGGCGCCGCCACCACCCTCGTACCGGACGCCCGGAACACACCGGACACCCCGGACGCCCTGCACGCACCGGACGCACCGGACGCCCCGGACGCCCTGAACGCCCCGCACGTCCTGAACGCCTCGGACATCCCGGACGTCCCGGAGCCCTGAGGGCCACCGGGGCGCGCATCCGGCCGGGCCGGCGGGGCGGTTCCCGCGAACCGGCCGCTTCCGGCGCACACGTGGCGGTGCGGCTTCTTCCGTCCGACCGGGTGTTCGGCCATCATGAGCCCCCGTCAGCCGCGACGGAGAGGACGGTTCATGGCCAGGCTCCGGATGGGACAGGGTGGACAGGGCGCGGCACGGGGCGCCGGACAGGGCGTGCTGCGCAAGAAGCCGATCGAGGCGATCGAGGAGCCGGAGGGCGGCCCCGGCGAGCGGCTCGCCCGCACGCTCGGCCTGTGGCAGCTCACCGCGATCGGCGTCGGCGGCATCATCGGCGCGGGGATCTTCACCCTCGCGGGCACGGTCGCCAACGGTACGGCCGGGCCCGCCGTGCTGGTGTCGTTCCTCATCGCGGGGGTCGCCAGCGCCGCCGCCGCCTTCTCGTACGCCGAGTTCGCCGGGCTCATCCCGAAGGCCGGGTCGGCCTACACCTACGGGTACGCGGTCCTGGGCGAGTTGGTGGGCTGGTTCATCGGCTGGGACCTGCTGCTGGAGTACACGGCGATCGTCGCGGTCGTCGCCATCGGCATCTCCGGCTACTTCAACTTCCTCCTGACCGAGACCGGCCTGTCCCTGCCCGCGTGGATGCTGGGCGCCCCCGGCACGGGCGAGGGCCACCGCGTGGACCTCTTCGCGGCGCTGCTCTGCCTCTTCATCGCGTACCTGCTCACCCTCGGGATCCGCAACGCCGCCCGCTTCGAGACCGCGGTCGTGGTGTTCAAGGTCCTCGTGGTGCTGCTGGTGATCGTGGTCGGCTTCTTCCACGTCAAGAGCGAGAACTACACCCCGTTCTTCCCGTACGGCCTCGGCGGCGCCTTCACCGGCGCGGCGACGGTCTTCTTCGCCGTCTTCGGGTACGACGCGATGAGCACCGCCGCCGAGGAGTCCAAGGACGCGCAGCGGCACATGCCCAAGGCGATCGTCTACTCGCTCGCCATCGCCATGGTGCTGTACGTGCTGGCCTGCCTGGCGCTGACGGGCATGCAGAAGTACACCGAGATCGACCCGGAGAGCGGCTTCTCGACGGCCTTCAAGTCGGTGGGGCTCGGCGTGGTCGCGGACATCGTGGCCGTCGGCGCGATCGTCGGGATCCTCACGGTCATGTTCACGTTCATGCTGGGAGTCACCCGTGTGTGGTTCAGCATGAGCCGCGACGGGCTGCTGCCGCGCTGGTTCGCCAAGACCCACCCGACCCGGCACGTCCCGACCCGGGTCACGTGGATCGCCGGCGGCGTGTCGGCGGTCATCGCGGGGTTCATGCCGATCGGGGAGGCGGCGGAGCTGACCAACATCGGCATCCTGCTCGCCTTCGCGGTCGTCTGCTCGGCCGTCATCGTGCTGCGCTACCGCCGCCCCGACCTGCCGCGCTCCTTCCGCGCCCCGTTCATGCCGTTCACCCCGGCGATCGGCGTCGCGGCCTCGCTCTGGCTCATCACCTACCTGCGGGTGGAGACGTGGCTGCGGTTCGCGGTGTGGTTCCTGATCGGCCTCGTCGTCTACTTCGGCTACTCGTACCGCAGGTCGGCCCTCGCCTCGCACGACCGGCCCCCGGCCGGAAGCTGACCGGGCCCGCCCCGCCGCGGCGTGCCGCGCCGGGGCGGGCCCGGTGAGGCCCCTGCGGCCGCGGCTCGTCGGCGTCGAACCGGATGCCGGCGCCCAGGAAGCGGACCCGGCCGGGCGCGGCCGCGGGGCCGGAGATCAGCGCGTGCGGCGGTGGCGGCCCGCGGTGCCGCGGGAGCGGACCCGTACGGTGATGTACGCGGCGAGCGCGACGGCGGCGGCCACCACCACGGCCTTGGAGACGAACCCGACGTACGTCTGCACGGTGTCCCACTGGTCGCCCAGCCAGTAGCCGGCCAGCACCAGGACGGAGTTCCACGCCAGGCTGCCGACCGAGGTCAGCGCGACGAAGACGGTCGGCGACATGCGCTCCACCCCCGCGGGGACGGAGATGAGGCTGCGGAACACCGGCACCATGCGGCCGAGGAGCACCGCCTTGGTGCCGTGGCGCAGGAACCACGCCTCCGTCCGCTCCAGGTCGGACGCCTTCACCAGCGGCAGCCTCCCCCACAGGGCGTGCATCCGCTCCCGCCCGAAGACGCGGCCGAGCCAGTAGAGGGCCACCGCGCCGACGACGGAGCCCAGCGTCGTCCAGGACAGTGCCGAGGCCAGCGAGAGCGCCCCCTGCCCGGCGGCGACCCCGGTGAGGGGCAGGATCACCTCGCTCGGCAGCGGCGGGAAGAGGTTCTCCAGCGCGATGGCCAGCCCGGCGCCCGGGCCGCCGAAATCCTCCACGAGACCCACCGCCCACCCGGTGACCCCGTCCGCCGGGGTCTGCGGTGCCGGTGAGGACGCGATGTACATGTGTTCTCCCGCTGCGCGGTGCCGCCACGTGGCCGGCCCGGCGCCTCCACGGTGGGAAGGCACTGGTCGACGACGGCCTGGTCACGACCGCCCGGCCGGACGCCATCCCCGGTACCCGGCCCGTGCGGAATCGTAACCCGGAGGCCCCGCGGGCCGGAGCCGTGCCCACGTCCGCGGGGGACGGCCGGGCGCCCGGTCAGTCCGCGGGCGCGCCCCAGGCGGCCGTGAGCCCGTCCAGCCACGCGGGCGGCAGCTCGGCGGCGTCCCACTCCTCGCGCAGCGCCTCCGGTGCGGCGGCGAGCCGTTCCAGCACGGCGACGCTGGTGGGGGAGTGGACGAGGGAGTACCGGCCGTGGATCGCGATGCTGCTGCCCGGCCCGTACTCGGCGTACAGCCGCTCCAGCCGTACGTGCTGGGCCGTCGCGAACTCGGTCAGCCGCCCCGCGTACGCCGCCCGCCGCATGGCGCCCATGGTGCCGAGGACGGCGGTGAGGACCTGGTCCGTCACCTCCGGGTCGAGGTCGGAGGCCGGGGTGAAGGAGAGGTAGAGCGGCACGGCCGCGGCCTTGGCCCGCGCCACCTCCATCCTCCTGACGGGCGGTCGGGCGTCCGGGGCCGTCGCGGCCCGGCCGGCGACGGCCTGCCGCAGGGCCCGCTCGGCGAGGTCGCCCACGGCCTCGGCGACGGTCCGGGCGCCGTCGAGCCACCCGGCCCCGTAGGCCTCGCCCTTCCGCTCCGGAGCCTCTCCCACGAGCTGCTCGACCTCCTGGTGCGCGAGGGCGACGGCGCCCGCCTCGACGAGTTCGAGCAGTTCCTCCGTCTCGTCGGACGAGATGCCCGCCGCTTCGAGCAGGTGGTGGAGCGTCCTCTTCGCGTTGAGGACGCTGACCGCGTCCAGTTCGTGCCGTCCTTCTCCGGCGGCCTTCATGGGCCCTCCTCGTCGCGTGGAGCGTGTGCTGCGGCGCGCTGCGTCGGGGCTCCCCTCGGGGCGCCCCCTCCCATGGTCCCGGATGCCGCGGCCCTCCCCGCGCGAACACACCTCGTGCGAGCCGCCGTCGGCCCGGCGGGACCGGCCGGCGAGGCACGCGCATGACGGCGCCCTTCCCGGGATACACGTTCCCCGACCAGCCGGGGAGCACCCGGCCGGGCGCCGTGGCTCCGCCCGGACGGGACGCCGTCCGGCCGCGGGACGCGGGGCACGGGACCCGCGGACCCGGGCGTGCGGACCCTGGCGTGCGGACCCGGGCGTGCGGGCAGGGACCCGCGGGCCGGGACGTGCGGGCCGGGACCCGCGGACCCTGGTGTGCGGACCTCCGGCGCCGCGACCCGCGACGCACGGACCGGGACGGATGGGGTCGCGGTACGGCCGAACGGCCCTGGCGTCCGGACCGCGGGACCGCGATCTTTGACGCATCATCGCGACAGCGGCGACCGAGCCGCACGTCGAGGCAACGGGAGGCGACATGACGGGCACCATCACCGCGGGCGTGGACGGGACGGCCCCCGCACTCGCGGCAGTGGACTGGGCGGCGGACGAGGCGGAGCGCCGGGGAGCGCGTCTGAGGCTCGTGCACGCCTGGACCTGGCGCCCCGTGGACGTGACGCACGGCGTGGACCGCCGGGTCGAGGAGGACTGGGTACGGCGGACGCTGGCCGAGGCGGAGGCACGCGTCCGGGCGTCGCACCCCGGTCTGGACGTCACCGCGGAGGTGCTGGACGGCGACCCGGTGCCCTCGCTCGTCGCCGAGACCGGGCGCTCCGGCACGCTGGTACTGGGCTCGCGCGGGCACGGCACGCTCACCGGCTACCTGCTCGGCTCCGTCTCGCTGCACGTGCTCCGCCAGGCGGAGGGGCCCGTCGTCATGGTGCGGGCGGGCGACCGGCCCGAGGCGCTGCCGGCCCCCGCCGAGGTGGTGGCCGGTGTCCAGGAGCCCGGAGCGGGCAGCGACGCCGTGCTGGACTTCGCCTTCTCCGCCGCCGCCGCGCGCGGGGTGCCCCTGCGCGCCGTCCACGTCTGGAACCTCCCCGCCTCCGTGGGCTGGAGTCCCGCCTCCCTCTACGCGGCCGACCAGTCGAGTGCGCTGGAGGAGGTCAGCAAGGGCGTCCTGACCGACATCCTGAAGCCGTGGCGCGACGCCTATCCGCAGGTGGAGGTCGTCGAGCACTGCGAGTTCGGCTCCGCCTCCGAGATCCTGCTGTCCCTCGGCGGCAGTGCGCACCTCCTGGCCGTCGGACGCCGCGGCCGGGGCGAGGGCGTGCGGCGCCTCGGCTCGGTCACCCACGCCGTCCTGCACCACGCCACCGCCCCCGTGGCCGTGGTCCCCCACGACTGAACCCGCACGACCCGCGCGCCCTCCGTCGCGGCCATCGGCCGACGTTCGCGACCGGGGGCGCGCCGTCGTTCCCGGCGGCTCTCGGAACGGCGGCGGGTGGGGCTCAGGAGCGGACGGCGGTCGCGCAGCCTCCGTCCGCGGCGCTCGTCCCGTCGCCCGTGTCGAGGGGCTCGCCGCGGTCGTACGGGTCGATGCGGTCGGCCGGGTCGGCGGGCCCGTCGCCGGCCGTGCCGAAGGGCGGCACGAAGTAGCCGGTGGGGCCGGAGCAGCCGCCGTTGGTCACGTGCAGCGCGTACGAGACGAGGGAGGCCGTGCCCGGCTCCGTGACGACCTTGGCCGGATCGTCCCAGCTCAGCACCACCTGGCGCCGCACGATCGTGCGGACCACCTCGGCGTCCGCTCCCGCGTCGGCCGCCGCCGGGGTGACCGGGTAGACGAAGGTGACGTCCGCGGTCACCTCGACCGCCCCGCGCTTCCCCTCCCGGTAGGTGAGCTGTCCCCGGGTCCTGACCACGTCGCCGGCCAGCCGGGCCTGGTCCGGCCGGAAGCGGCTGAACAGCAGCAGCGGGTCGGTCTTCGGCGTGGGCGCCGCCGGCGAGAGGGCGGCGCGGAGGTACTCCCGCACGTCCTTCTGGTGCGGGTTCAGCAGGGCGACGGCCTTCTCGGGCCGCTCGCCGCGCAGCACGCGGGGGTCGAGTCCGGCGGCCGCCATGAAGTCCCGGCTGCGCAGCAGCGCCTGCCCGACCTGGCCGGCGTCCATCCAGCCGGTCGCCCTCGCCTCCGGGACCGTGATCCCGGCCGTTCCGCCGGCCCAGCCGGCGGCGGGCGAGCCCCGGAAGGGGTCGGCCACGGTGGGGCGCAGGTCCGGGCCGGTGCGGGGCGCGTCCCGCGGGGCCTCCTCGGCGGCCGGCCGCGTCCCGCCCTGCCAGGCCGCCCCCGCCCAGTCGAGGAGCTGCCGCGGGAAGAGCGCCGCCGCCAGGAGGGCGGCGGCCACCGCCAGCCCGGCGACGTACCGGCCCGTGCCGCGGCGGGCGCGGGCCGGCGGGCGGGGGCGCCGGCCTTGCGGCGGGCGGTGCCGCTCCCGCGCCGCCGCCTCGCGGGCGTTCGCCGACGGCTCCTCGGGGGCCCCGGCCGCACCCGCCACCGACTCCTGGAGGAAGCGCTCCCACTCCTCGTCGGACACGGACGGCGACCCGTCCCCGTCCCGTTCCCCTGCCCCGCTCACACCGCTCCCCTTCCCCCGCGACGGCCCGTACCCGGCACCGTGGCTCCCTGGTGAGGGTGATCGTATGACAGGACGTCAGGGAGTCGGCGCGGCGGCGAGGGGGGCGCGGGCCCGCGGTCCGCGGGGCGCTCACCGGCGCGGTGACGCGGGCGAGGTGCGGGTGGCGGGCGGGGCGGCGCGGCGGCGGTAGACCAGGTACGGCCGGACCAGGTAGCCGACGGGCGCGCTCCACACGTGCACGAGCCGGGTGAACGGCCACGCCGCGAAGAGCAGGAAGGCCGTCAGGGCGTGCAGCCGGAACAGCAGCGGGGCCCCGGCGATGGCCTCGGGGTGGGGCCGCAGGAGGAACAGGCCGCGGAACCAGACGGAGACGGTCGACCGGTAGTCGTACCCGGCGCCGAGGACGTTGTGGGCGAGGGTCGCGGCGATGCCCAGCAGGACGGTCGCCGACAGCAGCGGGAAGAGCAGCTTGTCGCTGCGGTCGGTCCCCAGGCGGACGCGGCGGGTCAGCAGCCGCCGGGCGCACAGCATGCCGAGCCCGGTGACCATCGCGACCCCCGCCACCGAGCCCGCCCACACCGCGGCGGTGTGGTACGCGTGCTCGCCGATGCCGACGGCCGCTGTCCACGAGTCCGGGACGGCGAGCCCCACGACGTGCCCCGCTATCACCAGGAAGGCGCCGAGGTGGAACAGCGGGCTGCCCCAGCGCAGCCAGCGGTGTTCGAGGAGCTGGGTCGTGCGGGAGGTCCAGCCGAACTGGTCCTGCCGGTACCGCCAGACGTGCCCGACCGCGAACACGGCCAGGCAGACGTACGGGACGGCGACCCACAGCAGCAGGTCGGCGCCGCTCGTCGCGGCGAGCGGGGAGGAGGCGGCGCTCATCGGGAGCCTTCCGGGCGCGAGGGGGCGGGGCGGGGAGGGGACAGCGGCGGCGCGGGCGCGGTCGGGGGCGTGGACGGGAGCGGGGGCGGGGCGAGGGTGGGGCGCGCCCGCTCGGGCGGGACGAGGGCCCCCGGCGGCGCGAAGGCGCCCGGCGGGACGAAGGCCCCCGGTGGCGCGCAGGCGCCGGGCGGAGCCCAGGCGTCCGGCGCTGCGGAACCGCCCGCGCCCGCCCCGCCGTACGGGTCGAGCCCGACGTCCTCGCCGGGCGGCCCCTGCGCCGCCAGCTCCGCGACGGCCCGCAGGTCCGCCTCCGTGGGCGGCGGCAGGAGCGTCAGCAGGGCGGCCGTCACATGCCGGTAGGGCGATCCGTCGTCGGTCAGGGCCCGGTGGATCAGCTCCAGTCCGCGCCGGTGCCGGCGCAGCGGCGCCTCGCCCGCCCGGGGCCCGCCGAGCGCGGCGAACTCCAGCACGACCGGCAGGTGGTCGGGGAGTTCGCCGCCGGTGGTGTCCCAGCCCGCCGCCCGGTAGCTGCGCGCCAGGGCGAGCAGGGCCATGCCCCGGCGGCGGGTGTCGCCGTGCAGGTAGTAGGTGAGGTACAGGCTGCTCCTGCGGCGCAGGTCGAACGTCTCGACGTAGTGCCGCTCCAGCGCCTGGGCCTCCCGACCGGTGAACCAGGCGGTGAAGTCGGCCAGGTGCGCGGCGGCGGGGGAGGGCGGCAGCCCGGCGACCGCGGCGCCGAGGGCCGGCCGGGCGGCGGCGAGCTCGGCGTCCGGGTACTGGAGCAGCAGCGAGCACAACCGCAGCAGGAGCGCCCGGTCCCGCAGCTCCTCCACGGTGAGCCGGGCGGGGCGGCGCACGGCGGCCCGCACGCGGGAGCGGACGAGGGCGGGAACGGTCGCGGGCAGCGGGCTCACGGACGGCCTCCGGCGGGGGTCTCGGGCGCACGGCGGCGCACGGTGGGCATGCCGAGCGCGACCCCGCGGGGCCCGGCGGGGGAGGGGGGCGACCCGACCGGGCAGCGGTTCTCCACCGCGTCCAGGGCGGCGGCGTCCTCCTTGTGCGCGGCGGGGACGACGTACCGGTCGGCGTACTTGGCGACGGCGAGGAGCCGGTGCAGGTCCCGCGCCTCGCCGGCGGTGAGGCCCACGGCCCGCAGCGCCGTCTCGTCGCCGTCCCCGCCCAGGGAGCGCTCGCGCATGTACGAGCGCAGCGCGGTCAGCTTCATCAGCACCCCGCCGACCACGTCGGTGTCGCCCGCGGCGAACAGCTCCGCCAGGTACTCCAGCGGGATGCGCAGCCGGGTGACGGCGGCGAAGACGTGGTCGGGGTCGTCCTGGTCGCCGCCCGCCGCGCCGACGGCGTCGAGGACGGGGGAGAGCGGCGGCACGTACCAGACCATGGGCAGCGTCCGGTACTCCGGGTGCAGCGGCAGCGCCACCCCGTACCGCACCGCCAGGTCGTAGACCGGGGAGCGGCGGGCCGCCTCCAGCCAGTCCTCCGGGACGCCCGACTCCCGCGCCGCCGCCCGCACCCCGGGGTCCTCCGGGTCGAGGAAGACGCCGCGCTGGGCGTCGAGGAGGTCCCGCTCGTCCGGGGTGGCGGCGGCCTCGCCGACCCGGTCGGCGTCGTAGAGGAGCAGCCCCAGGTAGCGCAGCCGCCCGACGCAGGTCTCGGAGCACACGGTGGGCTGCCCGGCCTCGACGCGCGGGAAGCAGAAGGTGCACTTCTCCGCCTTGCCGGTGGCGTGGTTGACGTACACCTTCTTGTACGGGCAGGCCGTCACGCACATCCGCCAGCCGCGGCACCGGTCCTGGTCGACCAGGACGATGCCGTCCTCGACCCGCTTGTACATCGCGCCGGACGGGCAGGCGGAGACGCAGGCCGGGTTGAGGCAGTGCTCGCACAGGCGGGGCAGGTGGAAGAGGAAGGTCTGCTCGAACTCGAACCTCACCTTCTCGGCCCACTCGCCGGAGAGGTTCGGGTCGGCGCCGGCGTGCTCGGGCGCGCCTCCCAGACCGTCCTCCCAGTTCGCGCCCCAGGTGATGGCGGTGGGCTCCCCGGTGAGGACCGAGCGGGGGCGGGCGACGGGCATGTCCTGTCCCGCCGGGGCGCTGAGCAGGTTGTCGTAGTCGTAGGTGACCGGCTCGTAGTAGTCCTCGAGGGACGGCAGGTCGGGGTTGGAGAAGAGCGACAGCAGCCGTGCGAACCGGCCGCCGGAGCGCAGGACGAGCCGTCCGCGCCGGTCGAGCGCCCAGCCGCCCTTCCACCGCTCCTGGTCCTCGTAGCGGCGGGGGTAGCCGACGCCGGGCTTCGTCTCGACGTTGTTGAACCAGGCGTACTCGACGCCGCCGCGGTTGGTCCACGTCTGCTTGCAGGTGACCGAGCAGGTGTGGCAGCCGATGCACTTGTCCAGGTTCATCACCATCGCGACCTGTGCCATGACGCGCATCTCAGTACTCCACCTTCTGCGCGCGGCGGCGGATGACGGTGACCTCGTCGCGCTGGTTGCCGGTCGGGCCGTAGTAGTTGAAGGCGTAGGTGAACTGGGCGTAGCCGCCCGCCAGGTGGGTGGGCTTGAGCAGCAGCCGGGTCAGGGAGTTGTGGATGCCGCCGCGCCTGCCGCCGACCTCCGTCCTCGGCACGTTCACGGTGCGGTCCTGCGCGTGGTGCATGTACACGGTGCCCTCGGGCATGCGGTGGCTGACCACGGCGCGGGCGGCGACGACGCCGTTGCGGTTGTACGCCTCGACCCAGTCGTTGTCCCGCGCGCCGATCCTCCCGGCGTCCTGGGGGGACATCCAGATGGTGGGTCCGCCGCGGGACAGGTCGAGCATGTACGCGTTGTCCTGGTAGTTGGAGTGGATGGACCACTTCGAGTGCGGGGTGAGGTAGCGGACGGTGACCTCCGCCCGGCCCTCGTCGCCCAGGTGTTCGTCGCCGTGGTGCCGGAGCGCGTTCAGCGGGGGGCGGTAGACGGGGAGCTGCTCGCCCAGCTCGGCGATCCAGTCGTGCTGGACGAAGAAGTGCTGGCGG is a window encoding:
- the narI gene encoding respiratory nitrate reductase subunit gamma, coding for MSAASSPLAATSGADLLLWVAVPYVCLAVFAVGHVWRYRQDQFGWTSRTTQLLEHRWLRWGSPLFHLGAFLVIAGHVVGLAVPDSWTAAVGIGEHAYHTAAVWAGSVAGVAMVTGLGMLCARRLLTRRVRLGTDRSDKLLFPLLSATVLLGIAATLAHNVLGAGYDYRSTVSVWFRGLFLLRPHPEAIAGAPLLFRLHALTAFLLFAAWPFTRLVHVWSAPVGYLVRPYLVYRRRAAPPATRTSPASPRR
- the narJ gene encoding nitrate reductase molybdenum cofactor assembly chaperone; its protein translation is MSPLPATVPALVRSRVRAAVRRPARLTVEELRDRALLLRLCSLLLQYPDAELAAARPALGAAVAGLPPSPAAAHLADFTAWFTGREAQALERHYVETFDLRRRSSLYLTYYLHGDTRRRGMALLALARSYRAAGWDTTGGELPDHLPVVLEFAALGGPRAGEAPLRRHRRGLELIHRALTDDGSPYRHVTAALLTLLPPPTEADLRAVAELAAQGPPGEDVGLDPYGGAGAGGSAAPDAWAPPGACAPPGAFVPPGAFAPPGALVPPERARPTLAPPPLPSTPPTAPAPPLSPPRPAPSRPEGSR
- a CDS encoding amino acid permease, producing the protein MARLRMGQGGQGAARGAGQGVLRKKPIEAIEEPEGGPGERLARTLGLWQLTAIGVGGIIGAGIFTLAGTVANGTAGPAVLVSFLIAGVASAAAAFSYAEFAGLIPKAGSAYTYGYAVLGELVGWFIGWDLLLEYTAIVAVVAIGISGYFNFLLTETGLSLPAWMLGAPGTGEGHRVDLFAALLCLFIAYLLTLGIRNAARFETAVVVFKVLVVLLVIVVGFFHVKSENYTPFFPYGLGGAFTGAATVFFAVFGYDAMSTAAEESKDAQRHMPKAIVYSLAIAMVLYVLACLALTGMQKYTEIDPESGFSTAFKSVGLGVVADIVAVGAIVGILTVMFTFMLGVTRVWFSMSRDGLLPRWFAKTHPTRHVPTRVTWIAGGVSAVIAGFMPIGEAAELTNIGILLAFAVVCSAVIVLRYRRPDLPRSFRAPFMPFTPAIGVAASLWLITYLRVETWLRFAVWFLIGLVVYFGYSYRRSALASHDRPPAGS
- the narH gene encoding nitrate reductase subunit beta, which codes for MRVMAQVAMVMNLDKCIGCHTCSVTCKQTWTNRGGVEYAWFNNVETKPGVGYPRRYEDQERWKGGWALDRRGRLVLRSGGRFARLLSLFSNPDLPSLEDYYEPVTYDYDNLLSAPAGQDMPVARPRSVLTGEPTAITWGANWEDGLGGAPEHAGADPNLSGEWAEKVRFEFEQTFLFHLPRLCEHCLNPACVSACPSGAMYKRVEDGIVLVDQDRCRGWRMCVTACPYKKVYVNHATGKAEKCTFCFPRVEAGQPTVCSETCVGRLRYLGLLLYDADRVGEAAATPDERDLLDAQRGVFLDPEDPGVRAAARESGVPEDWLEAARRSPVYDLAVRYGVALPLHPEYRTLPMVWYVPPLSPVLDAVGAAGGDQDDPDHVFAAVTRLRIPLEYLAELFAAGDTDVVGGVLMKLTALRSYMRERSLGGDGDETALRAVGLTAGEARDLHRLLAVAKYADRYVVPAAHKEDAAALDAVENRCPVGSPPSPAGPRGVALGMPTVRRRAPETPAGGRP
- a CDS encoding universal stress protein; this encodes MTGTITAGVDGTAPALAAVDWAADEAERRGARLRLVHAWTWRPVDVTHGVDRRVEEDWVRRTLAEAEARVRASHPGLDVTAEVLDGDPVPSLVAETGRSGTLVLGSRGHGTLTGYLLGSVSLHVLRQAEGPVVMVRAGDRPEALPAPAEVVAGVQEPGAGSDAVLDFAFSAAAARGVPLRAVHVWNLPASVGWSPASLYAADQSSALEEVSKGVLTDILKPWRDAYPQVEVVEHCEFGSASEILLSLGGSAHLLAVGRRGRGEGVRRLGSVTHAVLHHATAPVAVVPHD
- a CDS encoding DedA family protein yields the protein MYIASSPAPQTPADGVTGWAVGLVEDFGGPGAGLAIALENLFPPLPSEVILPLTGVAAGQGALSLASALSWTTLGSVVGAVALYWLGRVFGRERMHALWGRLPLVKASDLERTEAWFLRHGTKAVLLGRMVPVFRSLISVPAGVERMSPTVFVALTSVGSLAWNSVLVLAGYWLGDQWDTVQTYVGFVSKAVVVAAAVALAAYITVRVRSRGTAGRHRRTR